One Amaranthus tricolor cultivar Red isolate AtriRed21 chromosome 1, ASM2621246v1, whole genome shotgun sequence DNA window includes the following coding sequences:
- the LOC130828568 gene encoding probable 1-acyl-sn-glycerol-3-phosphate acyltransferase 5, whose translation MEAKKPPLNDKLEHRTLTPLRFLRGMICLLVLASTAFMMMVYFGFASAFLLRFFSVSYSKKVTSIFFASWLVLWPSLFEKINKTKVVFSGETLPVEKRVLLIANHRTEVDWMYLWNLALRKGCLGYIKYVLKSSLMKLPVFGWAFNLLEFIPVERKWEIDEPIMYQRLSTLKDPQDPIWLAIFPEGTDFTEQKCIRNQKYAADHGLPVLTHVLLPKTKGFFVCMEELRNSLDAVYDVIIGYKPRCPFFLDNVFGVNPSEVHIHIRRLAINDIPNSEEEIGAWLMDTFCLKDKLLREFYSTGHFPNEGTENELSTVYCLVNFIVILILTIICTFLTFFSSFWFKIYVVLVCVILVCATTFNYRPSPIFCLSKRHSKLKNVKQACD comes from the exons ATGGAAGCTAAAAAACCTCCTTTGAATGATAAATTGGAACATCGAACGTTAACACCGTTGAGGTTTTTGAGAGGCATGATATGTTTGCTGGTGCTTGCCTCAACCGCTTTTATGATGATGGTCTATTTTGGGTTTGCAAGTGCGTTTTTGTTAAGATTTTTCAGCGTAAGCTATAGCAAAAAAGTGACTTCTATATTCTTCGCTTCCTGGCTCGTTTTATGGCCTTCCCTGTTTGAGAAAATCAACAAGACTAAGGTGGTCTTCTCTGGAGAGACTCTGCCTGTCGAGAAGCGTGTTCTGTTAATTGCTAACCATAGAACTGAGGTTGACTGGATGTACTTATGGAACCTAGCATTGAGAAAGGGTTGCTTGGGTTACATCAAGTATGTTCTTAAGAGCAGTTTAATGAAACTCCCTGTATTTGGATGGGCTTTTAATTTACTGGAATTCATTCCCGTTGAAAGAAAGTGGGAAATCGATGAACCCATCATGTATCAAAGGCTTTCAACTCTAAAGGACCCCCAAGATCCCATTTGGCTTGCTATTTTCCCGGAAGGCACAGATTTCAC TGAGCAGAAGTGTATTCGTAATCAAAAGTATGCTGCTGATCATGGGTTACCTGTCCTGACTCATGTTCTGCTTCCAAAGACTAAGGGCTTCTTTGTCTGCATGGAAGAATTAAGGAATTCTCTTGATGCGG TCTATGATGTTATCATTGGATACAAGCCTCGTTGTCCTTTCTTCTTAGACAACGTGTTTGGCGTGAATCCGTCTGAAGTTCATATCCACATTCGACGACTTGCTATCAACGACATTCCTAATTCCGAAGAGGAGATTGGCGCTTGGTTGATGGACACATTTTGTCTCAAGGACAAGCTTCTCCGCGAATTTTACAGCACTGGCCATTTCCCCAATGAAGGAACAGAAAATGAGCTGAGCACGGTATACTGCTTGGTGAATTTCATCGTCATCTTGATTCTAACCATCATCTGTACATTCCTCACTTTTTTCTCTTCATTCTGGTTTAAGATTTATGTTGTTCTAGTATGTGTTATTCTGGTATGTGCAACAACATTTAACTATAGGCCATCGCCTATATTTTGCTTATCGAAACGACACTCTAAGCTTAAAAATGTGAAGCAGGCATGTGATTAA
- the LOC130828541 gene encoding probable 1-acyl-sn-glycerol-3-phosphate acyltransferase 5, protein MKHRAITPLRFVRGGICLLVLISTAFMMLVYFGFMSAVIFRFFSIHYSRKMTSVVFASWLALWPFLFEKINKTKVVFSGETVPIKERILLLANHRTEVDWMYLWDLALRKNSLGYIKYVLKSSLMKLPIFGWSFHILEFIPVQRKWEIDEPIMHQMLSTLKDRHDPLWLAIFPEGTDFTEQKCIRSQKYAAEHGLPILNNVLLPKTKGFFACIDELRNTLDAVYDVTIGYKPSCPFFLDNVYGLNPSEVHIHIRRLSLSNIPDSEAGTGTWLMDTFCRKDKLLTEFYSTGHFPNEGTENELNTNNCLVNVIATLTLTTICTFLTFFSFVWFKIYVLLVCVYFTFATKLNYRPLPIFCFSNQSLKHNNIKQALD, encoded by the exons ATGAAGCACCGAGCTATAACACCATTAAGGTTTGTAAGAGGCGGCATATGTTTGTTGGTGCTAATCTCAACAGCATTCATGATGCTGGTGTACTTTGGTTTTATGAGTGCAGTTATATTCCGTTTTTTCAGCATACACTACAGCAGAAAAATGACTTCTGTAGTGTTTGCTTCTTGGCTTGCTTTATGGCCgtttttgtttgaaaaaatCAATAAGACTAAGGTTGTATTTTCTGGGGAGACTGTTCCTATCAAAGAGCGTATTTTATTACTCGCTAACCACAGAACTGAAGTCGATTGGATGTACTTATGGGACTTGGCACTGAGAAAAAATAGCTTGGGTTACATCAAGTATGTTCTAAAGAGTAGCTTAATGAAACTACCTATATTTGGTTGGTCATTTCACATATTGGAGTTCATTCCGGTGCAAAGAAAGTGGGAGATTGATGAACCGATCATGCACCAAATGCTTTCGACTTTGAAGGATCGACATGATCCCCTTTGGCTTGCTATTTTCCCGGAAGGCACAGATTTCAC TGAGCAGAAATGTATTCGAAGTCAAAAGTATGCAGCCGAACATGGGCTACCTATACTGAATAATGTTCTGCTTCCGAAAACAAAAGGATTCTTCGCCTGCATAGACGAGTTGAGGAACACTCTCGACGCAG TCTACGATGTTACCATCGGGTACAAACCTAGCTGCCCTTTCTTCTTAGACAATGTGTACGGACTAAACCCTTCTGAAGTTCATATTCACATCCGACGCCTCTCTCTTAGCAATATTCCCGATTCAGAAGCTGGGACGGGTACTTGGTTGATGGACACATTTTGTCGCAAGGACAAGCTTCTTACTGAATTTTATTCCACGGGTCATTTCCCCAACGAAGGAACAGAAAACGAGCTCAACACGAATAACTGCTTGGTGAATGTTATCGCTACCTTGACCTTAACAACCATCTGTACTTTCCTCACGTTTTTCTCCTTCGTATGGTTTAAGATTTATGTTCTTCTAGTATGCGTTTATTTCACATTTGCGACAAAGTTAAACTATCGACCATTACCAATATTTTGCTTTTCGAATCAATCCCTCAAACACAACAATATTAAGCAAGCACTTGACTAG